TGACGGCGTTGACGATGACTTTTTTTCTTTTTAAATAAATTAAGAGCCAATTGTTTGTCCCCTCACTTTTCTTGATGATGGAGCGTGTGATTTCACGTTCATTGTTTCTTCATCCATACGAGCTACAATTCCTAATACTGGTAAGCCAAGTAAATTTTCCACATCTTCTTCTTTTTTCACTGTGTTATCTAAGTATTCTAGTAAGAATGCAAGACCAACTGAAGCCATTAAACCAACAACGAAAGCAATTGCCACATTTAACATTGGACGTGGTTTAATTGGAGATTGATTTTCTGCAACTTCTGCTTTAGATAGCACTGTTACGTTATCAACATTCATAATTTTTGCAACTTCATCTTTAAATACATCTGCAGTTGCATTCGCAATATCACGAGCTAGTTTCGGATCTTTATCCTCAGCTGTAACAGAAATAACTTGAGAATCCTTTTCATTCGCAATATTAATCTTCTTTGTTAAAGCTTGTGCTGTCATATTTAAATTTAATTTTTCATTTACTCGATCTAAGATTACTGGACTTTTAATAATAACCTTATATGTATTCGTTAATTGAATATTTGATTGAATTTCCCCTAACTGAATCGCTGCCCCTTCTTGCTTCTTCTGGTTAACAAGAATTTGCGTCGAAGATTGATAGATTGGCGTCATGAAGAAAAAGCTAATGATAGCACTTACAATAGCTGCACCAAAGGCGATTACGAGGATCATTGCTAAACGTTTTTTTAAGATATGAAATAACTCTTTTAAACTAATTGTTTCTTCCATAGGTTCCTCCAACTTTCTAAAATTTACACATAGGAAAAATTATAACATATAAATCTTACATTTTTTATTTTTAATAATTCAGTTCTATATTTGTTCACAAGAAACAAGTTTAATCTTACAAAATAATCTTAAATATGACAACACATTCCAATGATTTCCCAAAAATTTTATCATATCATGCTTTTTACATTGTATAACTTGATAAATAATTTTCAGAAAACAAAAAAGCCAACATTTTTTTGTTGGCTTTTTCATATTTTAGTAATAACCATACTGCTCTTTTTCTTCTCTTTTATCGTTCAAAACAACACCTAGTAGTTTTCCTGATGCTTTATCTAATATTTGTTTCGCTTTTACGATTTTATCTTTTTCCGTCTTTTCACTTCGTACAACGAGTACGATTCCATCACATTTATTCGCAAGTATTTGTGCATCCGTAACCGCAAGGACAGGTGGTGTGTCAATTAATATAATATCAAACATGTTATATGCTTTTAGCAACGCCTCGTCCATTGCCCGGCTCCCTAATAGTTCTGCTGGGTTTGGCGGGATTGGACCTGCTGCCATTAAGTATACGTTCTCTATATCTGTTTTTTGAATGCATTGCATAAGTTTTGCTTGTCCTGATAATAAGTTCGTTAACCCATTTGAATTATGAATGGCAAATAAGTTTTGTATCGTCGGCTTACGCAAATCAGCTCCAATTAATAAAACTTTCTTTCCTTGTTGTCCGAAAACAACTGCTAAGTTTGCGATTGTTGTTGTTTTCCCATCACCTGGATCGGCTGAAGTAACAATAATAGAACGAACATGATTATCTATAGATGTAAACTCAATGTTTGTGCGAATGTTGCGGTATTGTTCTGTAATACGCGATTTAGGCTCTTTATGTGTAATTAATTGTCGTAATGGTTTTCTTTTCTTTCTCCCGAACATATTGATAATCTCCTTTTGTGAAATGCGACATTTCCCTTTTCTCTCTCTTATGCTCGATTTCATACGTCTAATTAATATTCTTGCTGAGTTCCCCACATTTCATCATAATCAATAACCTTCTACTTTGTCTTATTTAAGTACCTTAACAATATGACAATGCCCTTATTTCTTTATTACCTTTATCACTTATCCTATTTTCTAGATAAATAATAAAGTAAGTATATGGTAATTACCATCTATTTACAAGATATTTTCTGATTAGTTTGTAAATTATCGTTTCATCGTTATATAGCAGAAATTAAAAAATCTCCTTGTCTTTTCACAAGGAGATTTTTTAATTTCTATTCTTTTTTATCACCAATCGCAAATGTAATTTCTGCCTCACATGCAACTTCACCATCTACTGTTGCGATTGCTTTTCCTTTTCCAATTGGGCCGCGTACGCGTGTCATTTCTACTTCTAGACGAAGCTGATCACCTGGGCGTACTTGTTTTTTGAAACGGCAATTGTCGATACCTGCAAAGAAAGCAAGTCTTCCGCGGTTTTCTTCTTTCTTTAATACTGCAACTGCTCCTACTTGTGCTAATGCTTCTACAATAAGTACACCAGGCATAACTGCATAATCAGGGAAGTGTCCGTTAAAGAATTCTTCGTTTGCGGATACATTTTTAATCCCAACCGCTCTTTTCCCTTCATCTACTTCTAATATTTTATCAACAAGTAAAAATGGATAGCGGTGAGGAATGATTTCTTTAATTTGTTCTATATTTAGCATGTAACAATCGCCCCTTTTGTAATATTGGTCTTACCACTTGGACATATTGCTATTATCCCATTTTGTTTATTGTTTGTCATTACAAAGTAACATTTTATATTTAGCACAACTTCCTAAAAAAAATGCACACACTCTATTCCATTAAAATAGTTGCACATTTTTGCAACTGACACGGAGGTAGAAAAGAGTGTATGCCCAAATTAGGGAAAGGCAATATGTATTGAAACATTATTTGCCTTAATGTCGTATTCGACTCATTATATTATAAACGTTTTCAAATAAGGAAATATTAAATTTAACCATATATATGAATATTTTACCTGTTTCCTTCATATTTCTCTATTTTCCTTCCATTTTCGCAAAAAAACAAAATAAAAAAATATAAAAACGAAAAAAGAACTAAGGCATTAGCCTTAGTTCTTTCAAATTATCTCAAAGCACGCTTTGGTAATCTGTCGATATTCTCTAACATAATACCTGTACCAACCGCAACGCAGTGCATTGGGTTTTCAGCAATTAATACCGGTACTTTTAGTTCTTCTGCTAGAAGCATGTCAATACCGTGTAGTAAAGCTCCACCGCCTGTTAGAATAACACCGCGGTCGATGATATCTGCAGATAATTCTGGTGGTGTGCGCTCTAATACGCCTTTTGCAGCTTGTACAATAACAGCTGCATTTTCTTTTAATGCTTCTGTAATTTCTTCAGAGCATACTGTAATTGTACGTGGTAAGCCTGTTACCATGTCACGTCCGCGAATTTCAAGCTCTTCACTACGTGCACCTGGGAATACTGTACCAACTTTAATTTTAATATCTTCTGAAGTACGTTCTCCAATTAATAGCTTATACTTACGTTTAATATAGTTTAAGATCTCCATATCAAACTTATCGCCAGCCATTTTGATAGAGGAAGAGGTAACAATATCACCCATAGATAGTACAGCGATATCTGTTGTACCTCCACCAATATCAACAACCATGTTACCGCTTGGTTGGAAGATTTCCATACCAGCACCAACTGCGGCTACTTTTGGTTCTTCTTCTAAAAATACTGTTTTACCACCTGAACGTTCAGCAGCTTCACGAATTGCTTTTTGTTCTACTGATGTAATATTTGTTGGACAACAAATTAAAATACGAGGTTTTGAAAAGAAGCTCTTTACGTCCAATTTGTTAATGAAATACTTTAACATTGCTTCTGTAATTTCGAAATCTGCGATTACACCATCTTTAAGCGGACGAATTGCTACAATATTACCAGGCGTACGTCCCACCATACTTCTCGCTTCTTCACCGACTGCTAATACTTTACCACTATTACGATCAATTGCCACAACAGATGGCTCATTTAATACAATACCCTTACCTTTAACATGAATTAATACGTTAGCCGTACCTAGGTCAATTCCGATATCTCGCGCAAACATTCCCGTTTTTTCCTCCTCGATATTCAAAATCAGGTTACACCCGAATTCTTTTCACCTAATTTCTGATTTTATCATAAATTTAACAGAAACGTAATATTCGCAAAAAGAATTCTTCTGAAAAATATTACCGAATGTGAACGGAATGTTTGCTACTGTAACATTATTGACGTACAGGCTTCTCTACATCTTCTTTTCTATACTTTTGTTTTGTTGCTTCTCCCCCTCTTAAATGACGAATAGACTTATGATAATCAAGAATTTCTTTCACTTCATTTGCGAGCTCTGGATTAATTTCTGGTAGACGTTCTGTTAAATCTTTATGGACTGTACTCTTTGATACCCCAAATTCCTTTGCAATGACACGCACTGTCTTTCTTGTCTCCACGATATACTTACCAATCTTGATAGTTCTCTCTTTGATGTAATCGTGCACACCACTCGCCTCCCTAATTTGGATGTGAGAAGGGTGAAATGAGCCTCGCTGCATACGACTAAGAAGTAAGTGTGAGTGCTGTTTGTAAGCGTTAAACATTCTTGGATTTATAATGAAATGATTCACGATTTCTCACCTCAAACACTCTCTTTGCTTTGGTTTATACCATTGTATTGCCCGCACTACTGATATATGCTACATGTTCACTATTTTTGCGGACTAAGTTAAGAAAAATTACATTTTTTTGTGAGAAATACGTTAACAGTTACTATTTTGGCGAAAAAAAATGACACCTTATATATAAGGCGTCATTCTTCTCTTTCAAACTCTTCTTCTAATAATTGATGGTGGGGAACCTCTTTCTTACCGGCAATATAATAATATAAAGTGAATAAAACAAACAATAAAATAATAGCAGTCGACAGAACAAATAAAAATGACACAGTATCCCCTCCCTTTTGTAATATATATTCGAGAATCTCGTCATTTTTCCTTGTTATTGCAACTTTTTTCTCGAAATTGAGTATTTTTATATAAAAATAAAAAAATCAGCTCTCCTAGTGAGAACTGATTTTTTCACTTTCTTATTCTTGTGAAGAAGAATCGTTAGATGATTCTGTAGAACCATTTGTTGATTTTTCTTCTTTCTTCGGTTCTTCTTTTTTGTCACTAGTTGAACCGCTTGTTGATTTCTCTTCTTTTTGAGATTTGTCTTCTGTTTTACTTTCTGGTTTCGTGCTCGTTGACTTCTCTTCTTTTTGAGATTTGTCATCAGCTTTTTTACCAGAAGCGTTCGTTGCCTTTGCAGCACCTGCATCAGCTTTAATTTCTGTTACTGATTTATTTAAGTAACGTTCAGGGTTCACAGCCACATTGTCTTTACGTACTTCAAAGTGAACGTGAGAGCCTGCCTCTTTATTCATTGCACTTAGACCGGATGTTCCTAATACTTCACCTTGTGCAACTCTTGCACCTTTTTCTACTTTCACACTGCCTAAGCTTTGATAAGATACCGCTACACCATTTCCACTATCAACTGTTACAACATAACCAAGAAGTGAATCTTTTTCAGCTTTCGTTACTGTACCACTTAAAGCAGCAGCAACATTGAATTCTTTTCCATTCTTCGCAGCAATGTCAATTCCTTTGTTTGGGGAATATGTGTTGTTATAAAAGACAAGTGCTTTTTCTTGTTCCGCCTCAGTTGCTGCATCTTCATAGAATTTCTTCTGTACGACTACTTCCACATTCGCGGCAGCTGGCATTTTCACTACTTCTGAAGATTTCGTTACTGGTACTGCTGGATCTTCCGATTGTGTATACGGTGTTGCTTGATCGTGGTTTGGAGTCTTCTTCGGATTAGCTCCTTGGAACCATAGCGCAACCATTAAGATTACCGCTGCACAAGCAATGTATAGTGCCGGAAACACCCATCTTTTTTGAAATAAATGTACTACCTTTTGCGACTTTTTATTATTTCTTCCTCGCATTCCATCATCACCTCAGCAATCATTTTGAACAATATTCACGTATCCTATACAACGTATAACTAATTACTTTTCGACAAAATCTGTAAAAATATGTATGAGAATTGCAAAATTTCCGAGGAAATGATAGAAAAAAGAAAAAACTAAGCACTTTTGGCTCAGTTTTTAATCTAATTGTTTCTTTTTATATACGATTAAACATACAAAGAGCGATATAATAAGCCAAACTGCAACATTTAATACATGCCCACTAATACTACTAAATCCCGCCCCACCTACTAAACTGTTAAGTGCTTTCACAATATGAGATGTTGGAAGATATCCAATCATCGTCTTAATTACTTTATTTTCAACCATCGGCTCAAACTGTACAGCCAAATACATCGTCATTAATATCGGCATTCCAATTATTGATGTTTGTGGTACAGATGCAGCTAACAATCCAATCATTGTTCCAATCACAATAAATAGAATTGTTCCACATAAGAAAATAAATCCTAGCAATAATAGATTTCCACTGAATTGATCCAAAATAAATAAGTTCACAATACAAATGCCCAATGTCAAACATACTGTTAATATACTTTTTCCAATTAGAACTTCAACCGAAGATGCCGGTGATAGCATTAATACACGTAATGTATGTTTTTCTTTTTCTTCTGCAATTACCATAGATTGAACAAAGCCTGCGACAAATAGGAAGGCCGTTATAGTAGTAATGCCTAACATTTCCTTTCCCACTCCAAATCTGCTAAACAAAAATGAAAGTATAATTGGTAAAAATGCCATTAACAACACTTGTGAATTTGTCTTAAAATCTTGTACTTCTTTTCTAAAAATAGCTGATATACGTCTCATTGAAAATGTCATTATAATCCCCTCCCAGTAACTTCAATAAAGATATCGCCTAGCGTTGGTTCGTGTGAATGAATAGATAACAGTTCGCCCTTTTTCATCCATTCTGAAATACGTTTTGCACCTAATTCATCTTTTTGTACCGTTTCTTTCTTCTTATCCTTTAACACGACTTGTATTTGATCTTTCGCGTATTGTAAGCGAAGGTTCTCCGGTGTATCAAGTGCTACAATCTCTCCGCCACACAGGAAGGCAATGCGGTTACAAAGCGTTTCTGCTTCGTCCATGTTGTGAGTCGTTAAGAAAATCGTCGTTCCTTCTTTATTTAAGTCTTTTAAGATTTTATGAATGTTTTGTACGTTTACTGGATCAAGTGCAGATGTTGGTTCGTCTAAGAAGAGGATATCTGGTTTATGAAGGATTGCTCTTGCTAGTGTGACGCGTTGCTTCATTCCCTTTGATAATTTTTTTACTGGTGTTTTTTTATCATCTAATAAATTCACTTGTGCTAGTACTTCATCGATTCGTTCTTTTTTGCAATCATATAAGTCACAAAATAATAGTAAGTTATCATAAATGCTAAGTCTTTCATATAAGCCGCTGTTATCTGTTAAAATACCAATTCGTTTGTAATCGATGCTACTTGGTCCTGTAATATCTTTCCCTAATACTCTTACCGTTCCAACACTATGAAGCAATTGAGAAGTTAAAATTTTTACTGTTGTCGTCTTACCAGATCCACTCGGTCCAAGGAATCCGAATATCTCTCCTTGCTTCACCTCAATATTTACATTTCGAAGTGCCGTTTTTTCGTTGAAACTTTTCATTACATCTTTCATTTCAATTGCCAATGTCATTTCTTCATCCCCTTTGTTTTTCTTCTTTATAGATGAAAGTCGCTTTAGCGCTTTTCGTTCGTTTGTTTCGCTTTTCTTGACTCAATCATATGAAAAACAAAGGGTTTACGCAGTAAAATACCGGTAAAAGGAGTATTTTTACCGGTGAATAAATCGCATGTTAAGCTTATTGAAGCACTTTTTATAGCCCAATCACGCCTTTTAATTCATCCATGCGTCCTTTCGAAAGCGGGATTGAACTTTTTCTTTCGTCATCCAAAATTAAACTAAAACTATTACGAGTCCACGTAATCACTTCTCGTACTCTTTGTAAATTCACAAGATAAGAGCGGTGACATCTAAAGAAACCAAAACCTGTTAATCTTGCTTCTAGTTCACTTAATGTTAAGGCACATACGAAATCACCTTCACGAACGT
This genomic interval from Bacillus thuringiensis contains the following:
- a CDS encoding ABC transporter permease, whose protein sequence is MTFSMRRISAIFRKEVQDFKTNSQVLLMAFLPIILSFLFSRFGVGKEMLGITTITAFLFVAGFVQSMVIAEEKEKHTLRVLMLSPASSVEVLIGKSILTVCLTLGICIVNLFILDQFSGNLLLLGFIFLCGTILFIVIGTMIGLLAASVPQTSIIGMPILMTMYLAVQFEPMVENKVIKTMIGYLPTSHIVKALNSLVGGAGFSSISGHVLNVAVWLIISLFVCLIVYKKKQLD
- the spoIIID gene encoding sporulation transcriptional regulator SpoIIID, translating into MHDYIKERTIKIGKYIVETRKTVRVIAKEFGVSKSTVHKDLTERLPEINPELANEVKEILDYHKSIRHLRGGEATKQKYRKEDVEKPVRQ
- a CDS encoding rod shape-determining protein, encoding MFARDIGIDLGTANVLIHVKGKGIVLNEPSVVAIDRNSGKVLAVGEEARSMVGRTPGNIVAIRPLKDGVIADFEITEAMLKYFINKLDVKSFFSKPRILICCPTNITSVEQKAIREAAERSGGKTVFLEEEPKVAAVGAGMEIFQPSGNMVVDIGGGTTDIAVLSMGDIVTSSSIKMAGDKFDMEILNYIKRKYKLLIGERTSEDIKIKVGTVFPGARSEELEIRGRDMVTGLPRTITVCSEEITEALKENAAVIVQAAKGVLERTPPELSADIIDRGVILTGGGALLHGIDMLLAEELKVPVLIAENPMHCVAVGTGIMLENIDRLPKRALR
- a CDS encoding ABC transporter ATP-binding protein translates to MTLAIEMKDVMKSFNEKTALRNVNIEVKQGEIFGFLGPSGSGKTTTVKILTSQLLHSVGTVRVLGKDITGPSSIDYKRIGILTDNSGLYERLSIYDNLLLFCDLYDCKKERIDEVLAQVNLLDDKKTPVKKLSKGMKQRVTLARAILHKPDILFLDEPTSALDPVNVQNIHKILKDLNKEGTTIFLTTHNMDEAETLCNRIAFLCGGEIVALDTPENLRLQYAKDQIQVVLKDKKKETVQKDELGAKRISEWMKKGELLSIHSHEPTLGDIFIEVTGRGL
- a CDS encoding CpsD/CapB family tyrosine-protein kinase; its protein translation is MFGRKKRKPLRQLITHKEPKSRITEQYRNIRTNIEFTSIDNHVRSIIVTSADPGDGKTTTIANLAVVFGQQGKKVLLIGADLRKPTIQNLFAIHNSNGLTNLLSGQAKLMQCIQKTDIENVYLMAAGPIPPNPAELLGSRAMDEALLKAYNMFDIILIDTPPVLAVTDAQILANKCDGIVLVVRSEKTEKDKIVKAKQILDKASGKLLGVVLNDKREEKEQYGYY
- the fabZ gene encoding 3-hydroxyacyl-ACP dehydratase FabZ, giving the protein MLNIEQIKEIIPHRYPFLLVDKILEVDEGKRAVGIKNVSANEEFFNGHFPDYAVMPGVLIVEALAQVGAVAVLKKEENRGRLAFFAGIDNCRFKKQVRPGDQLRLEVEMTRVRGPIGKGKAIATVDGEVACEAEITFAIGDKKE
- a CDS encoding YveK family protein, which codes for MEETISLKELFHILKKRLAMILVIAFGAAIVSAIISFFFMTPIYQSSTQILVNQKKQEGAAIQLGEIQSNIQLTNTYKVIIKSPVILDRVNEKLNLNMTAQALTKKINIANEKDSQVISVTAEDKDPKLARDIANATADVFKDEVAKIMNVDNVTVLSKAEVAENQSPIKPRPMLNVAIAFVVGLMASVGLAFLLEYLDNTVKKEEDVENLLGLPVLGIVARMDEETMNVKSHAPSSRKVRGQTIGS
- a CDS encoding M23 family metallopeptidase, with the translated sequence MRGRNNKKSQKVVHLFQKRWVFPALYIACAAVILMVALWFQGANPKKTPNHDQATPYTQSEDPAVPVTKSSEVVKMPAAANVEVVVQKKFYEDAATEAEQEKALVFYNNTYSPNKGIDIAAKNGKEFNVAAALSGTVTKAEKDSLLGYVVTVDSGNGVAVSYQSLGSVKVEKGARVAQGEVLGTSGLSAMNKEAGSHVHFEVRKDNVAVNPERYLNKSVTEIKADAGAAKATNASGKKADDKSQKEEKSTSTKPESKTEDKSQKEEKSTSGSTSDKKEEPKKEEKSTNGSTESSNDSSSQE